A portion of the Rhodococcus pseudokoreensis genome contains these proteins:
- the gltB gene encoding glutamate synthase large subunit has translation MKQLPGPQGLYHPSNEHDSCGVAFVVDMKGRRSRDIVEKAITALVNLEHRGAAGSEPNTGDGAGILLQVPDKFFRAVVDFALPAEGTYATGIAFLPQSKADARRAADAVEKIVESEGLKVLGWREVATDDSSLGALARDAMPTFRQIFIGSENDALTGLDLERRAYVVRKRTEHELGSEGAGKDGPGRETVYFPSLSSQTFVYKGMLTTPQLKGFYLDLQDERVESALGLVHSRFSTNTFPSWPLAHPFRRVAHNGEINTVTGNENWMRAREALIDSDIFGGREQLEKIFPVCTNGASDTARFDEVLEMLHLGGRSLPHAVLMMIPEAWERHESMDPARRAFYQYHSSLMEPWDGPASVCFTDGTVIGAVLDRNGLRPSRLWVTDDGLVVMASEVGVLPIDPATVVKKIRLQPGRMFLVDTAEGRIISDDEIKSELAAEHPYQEWLDQGLTHMNDLPDRPYTYMSHERVVLRQQMFGYTNEEVNLLVKPMAISGAEALGSMGTDTPIAVLSSRSRMLFDYFSQLFAQVTNPPLDAIREEVVTSLGGTIGPEHDLLHPTAESCRQIFLPQPILHNDDLSKLIHVNDDGEFPNFRSVIVRGLYPVAEGGAGLRKALDDVRYQVSEAIAGGARLVVLSDRESNETYAPIPSLLLTSAVHHHLVREKTRTKVGLIVEAGDAREVHHMALLIGFGAAAVNPYMAFETVDEAVQNNELQGVTLDKAIQNYIKAAGKGVLKVMSKMGISTLASYTGAQLFQVIGLSQDLVDEYFTGLNSSLGGIGLDQIAADVAVRHANAYLDRPEERAHRELEVGGEYQWRREGEYHLFNPDTVFKLQHSTRTGQYEVFKEYTKLVDDQSERLAALRGLFEFKKGVREPVPLDEVEPATEIVKRFSTGAMSYGSISAEAHETLAIAMNRLGGRSNSGEGGENPARFTPDENGDWRRSAIKQVASGRFGVTSHYLTNCTDIQIKMAQGAKPGEGGQLPAHKVYPWVAEVRHSTPGVGLISPPPHHDIYSIEDLAQLIHDLKNANPQARIHVKLVSEVGVGTVAAGVSKAHADVVLISGHDGGTGATPLTSMKHAGAPWELGLAETQQTLLLNGLRDRIVVQVDGQLKTGRDVMVAALLGGEEFGFATAPLVVSGCIMMRVCHLDTCPVGVATQNPVLRKRFNGKPEFVENFFLFIAEEVRELLAELGFRTLDEAVGQVDALDTTKALEHWKGSKAGNLDLSPILHETESAFMDQDLYCTGTQDHGLDKALDQQLIVQSRNALDKGEKVSFESPITNVNRTVGTMLGHEVTKAYGGDGLPDNTIDITFTGSAGNSFGAFVPKGMTLRLHGDANDFVGKGLSGGRLVVRPPLETAPGFVAEDNIIGGNVILFGATSGEALLRGVVGERFAVRNSGATAVVEGVGDHGCEYMTGGKVVILGATGRNFGAGMSGGVAYVYNPDKVFEDNLNTELVDLEDLTGDDFTWLKSAIERHRDETGSEVAARILSDWSQQVNHFAKVMPRDYKKVLLAIEAAKKDGKNVDEAVMEAARG, from the coding sequence ATGAAGCAACTTCCAGGCCCCCAGGGGCTGTATCACCCGTCGAACGAGCACGACTCCTGTGGTGTCGCGTTCGTCGTGGACATGAAGGGCCGCCGCAGCAGGGACATCGTCGAAAAGGCGATCACCGCGCTGGTGAACCTCGAGCACCGTGGTGCCGCGGGCTCCGAACCCAACACGGGTGACGGCGCCGGCATCCTCCTCCAGGTCCCGGACAAGTTCTTCCGCGCCGTGGTCGACTTTGCGCTGCCCGCGGAAGGCACGTATGCCACCGGCATCGCCTTCCTGCCGCAGAGCAAGGCCGACGCGCGGCGCGCCGCCGACGCCGTCGAGAAGATCGTCGAGAGCGAGGGCCTGAAGGTCCTCGGCTGGCGTGAGGTCGCGACCGACGACTCGTCGCTCGGCGCCCTGGCCCGCGACGCCATGCCGACGTTCCGGCAGATCTTCATCGGCAGCGAGAACGACGCCCTCACCGGACTCGACCTCGAGCGCCGCGCCTACGTCGTCCGCAAGCGCACCGAGCACGAACTGGGCAGCGAAGGCGCAGGCAAGGACGGTCCCGGTCGCGAGACCGTGTACTTCCCGAGCCTGTCGAGCCAGACGTTCGTCTACAAGGGCATGCTCACCACGCCGCAGCTGAAGGGTTTCTACCTGGACCTGCAGGACGAGCGCGTCGAGTCGGCCCTCGGCCTCGTGCACTCGCGCTTCTCCACCAACACGTTCCCGTCGTGGCCGCTGGCCCACCCGTTCCGGCGCGTGGCGCACAACGGTGAGATCAACACCGTCACCGGCAACGAGAACTGGATGCGTGCCCGTGAGGCGCTCATCGACAGTGACATCTTCGGCGGTCGCGAGCAGCTCGAGAAGATCTTCCCGGTCTGCACGAACGGCGCCAGCGACACCGCGCGCTTCGACGAGGTGCTGGAGATGCTGCACCTCGGTGGCCGCAGCCTGCCGCACGCCGTACTGATGATGATCCCGGAAGCCTGGGAACGCCACGAGAGCATGGACCCCGCACGCCGGGCGTTCTACCAGTACCACTCGTCGCTCATGGAGCCGTGGGACGGACCGGCGTCGGTGTGCTTCACCGACGGCACCGTCATCGGCGCCGTCCTGGACCGCAACGGCCTGCGCCCCTCCCGCCTCTGGGTGACCGACGACGGCCTCGTCGTCATGGCGTCCGAGGTCGGCGTCCTGCCGATCGACCCGGCCACCGTCGTGAAGAAGATCCGGCTGCAGCCCGGCCGCATGTTCCTCGTCGACACCGCCGAGGGTCGCATCATCAGCGACGACGAGATCAAGTCGGAACTGGCCGCCGAGCACCCCTACCAGGAGTGGCTCGACCAGGGACTGACCCACATGAACGACCTGCCGGACCGCCCGTACACCTACATGTCGCACGAGCGTGTGGTTCTGCGTCAGCAGATGTTCGGGTACACCAACGAAGAGGTCAACCTCCTCGTCAAGCCGATGGCGATCTCAGGTGCCGAGGCTCTCGGTTCCATGGGTACCGACACCCCGATCGCCGTGCTGTCGTCGCGGTCGCGGATGCTGTTCGACTACTTCTCGCAGCTGTTCGCGCAGGTCACGAACCCGCCGCTCGACGCGATCCGCGAGGAGGTCGTCACCAGTCTCGGCGGCACCATCGGCCCCGAGCACGACCTGCTGCACCCCACCGCGGAGTCCTGCCGGCAGATCTTCCTGCCGCAGCCGATCCTGCACAACGACGACCTGTCGAAGCTCATTCACGTCAACGACGACGGCGAATTCCCGAACTTCCGCAGCGTCATCGTCCGCGGTCTGTACCCGGTGGCCGAGGGCGGAGCGGGTCTGCGCAAGGCCCTCGACGACGTCCGCTACCAGGTGTCGGAGGCCATCGCCGGCGGTGCGCGCCTCGTCGTCCTGTCCGACCGTGAGTCGAACGAGACGTATGCGCCCATCCCGTCGCTGCTGCTGACGTCGGCCGTGCACCACCACCTGGTGCGCGAGAAGACGCGCACCAAGGTCGGTCTCATCGTCGAGGCCGGCGACGCCCGCGAGGTGCACCACATGGCGCTCCTCATCGGCTTCGGTGCGGCCGCGGTCAACCCGTACATGGCGTTCGAGACCGTCGACGAGGCGGTGCAGAACAACGAACTGCAGGGTGTCACGCTCGACAAGGCCATCCAGAACTACATCAAGGCCGCGGGCAAGGGTGTGCTCAAGGTGATGTCCAAGATGGGCATCTCCACCCTGGCGTCCTACACCGGCGCCCAGCTGTTCCAGGTCATCGGCCTGTCGCAGGACCTGGTCGACGAGTACTTCACCGGGCTCAACTCGAGCCTCGGCGGCATCGGCCTCGACCAGATCGCCGCCGACGTCGCGGTTCGCCACGCCAACGCGTACCTGGACCGTCCCGAGGAGCGCGCGCATCGCGAGCTCGAGGTGGGCGGCGAGTACCAGTGGCGTCGTGAGGGCGAGTACCACCTGTTCAACCCGGACACGGTGTTCAAGCTGCAGCACTCCACGCGCACCGGGCAGTACGAGGTGTTCAAGGAGTACACGAAGCTGGTCGACGACCAGTCCGAGCGCCTCGCAGCGTTGCGTGGCCTCTTCGAGTTCAAGAAGGGTGTGCGCGAGCCCGTCCCGCTGGACGAGGTCGAGCCCGCCACCGAGATCGTCAAGCGCTTCTCGACCGGTGCGATGAGCTACGGCTCCATCTCCGCCGAGGCGCACGAGACGCTCGCCATCGCCATGAACCGCCTCGGCGGCCGCTCCAACTCCGGTGAGGGCGGCGAGAACCCGGCCCGCTTCACGCCGGACGAGAACGGTGACTGGCGCCGGTCCGCGATCAAGCAGGTCGCGTCGGGGCGCTTCGGTGTCACGTCGCACTACCTGACCAACTGCACCGACATCCAGATCAAGATGGCGCAGGGAGCCAAGCCCGGTGAGGGCGGCCAGCTGCCGGCGCACAAGGTGTACCCGTGGGTGGCCGAGGTCCGGCACTCCACGCCCGGCGTCGGGCTGATCTCGCCGCCGCCGCACCACGACATCTACTCGATCGAGGATCTCGCGCAGCTGATCCACGACCTGAAGAACGCCAACCCGCAGGCCCGGATCCACGTGAAGCTGGTGTCCGAGGTCGGTGTCGGCACCGTCGCCGCGGGTGTGTCCAAGGCACACGCGGACGTCGTGCTGATCTCCGGTCACGACGGTGGCACCGGTGCCACCCCGCTGACGTCGATGAAGCACGCGGGCGCCCCGTGGGAGCTCGGCCTCGCCGAGACCCAGCAGACGCTGCTGCTCAACGGTCTGCGCGACCGCATCGTCGTGCAGGTCGACGGCCAGCTCAAGACGGGCCGCGACGTCATGGTCGCCGCGCTGCTCGGTGGCGAGGAGTTCGGTTTCGCGACCGCGCCGCTGGTGGTGTCGGGTTGCATCATGATGCGGGTCTGCCACCTCGACACCTGCCCCGTGGGTGTCGCGACGCAGAACCCGGTGCTGCGCAAGCGGTTCAACGGCAAGCCGGAGTTCGTGGAGAACTTCTTCCTCTTCATCGCCGAAGAGGTGCGCGAGCTTCTCGCGGAGCTCGGCTTCCGCACCCTCGACGAGGCCGTCGGCCAGGTCGACGCCCTCGACACCACGAAGGCGCTCGAGCACTGGAAGGGCAGCAAGGCCGGCAACCTCGACCTGTCGCCGATCCTGCACGAGACCGAGTCGGCGTTCATGGACCAGGACCTGTACTGCACGGGCACCCAGGACCACGGCCTCGACAAGGCGCTCGACCAGCAGCTGATCGTCCAGAGCCGCAACGCTCTCGACAAGGGCGAGAAGGTGTCGTTCGAGTCGCCGATCACCAACGTCAACCGGACGGTCGGCACCATGCTCGGCCACGAGGTGACGAAGGCGTACGGCGGCGACGGACTGCCGGACAACACGATCGACATCACGTTCACCGGTTCGGCCGGTAACAGCTTCGGTGCGTTCGTCCCCAAGGGCATGACCCTGCGCCTGCACGGCGATGCCAACGACTTCGTCGGCAAGGGCCTGTCCGGTGGACGCCTCGTGGTGCGCCCGCCGCTGGAGACCGCGCCCGGGTTCGTCGCCGAGGACAACATCATCGGCGGCAACGTGATCCTGTTCGGTGCCACGAGCGGTGAGGCTCTGCTCCGCGGTGTCGTGGGCGAGCGGTTCGCGGTCCGCAACTCCGGTGCCACCGCCGTCGTCGAAGGTGTCGGCGACCACGGTTGCGAGTACATGACCGGCGGAAAGGTCGTCATCCTCGGTGCGACGGGACGCAACTTCGGTGCCGGCATGTCCGGTGGCGTCGCGTACGTCTACAACCCGGACAAGGTGTTCGAGGACAACCTCAACACGGAACTGGTGGATCTCGAGGACCTGACGGGTGACGACTTCACCTGGCTCAAGTCCGCGATCGAGCGTCACCGCGACGAGACGGGCTCCGAGGTTGCCGCGCGCATCCTCTCCGACTGGTCGCAGCAGGTCAATCATTTCGCGAAGGTCATGCCCCGCGATTACAAGAAGGTGCTCTTGGCCATCGAGGCCGCGAAGAAGGATGGAAAGAACGTGGACGAGGCAGTGATGGAGGCAGCTCGTGGGTGA
- a CDS encoding FAD-dependent oxidoreductase yields MTHSAAVLGGGIGGLAVARYLHRAGWHVDVFERADALPTSGTALGMWPQALDALDAIGAGDRVRTLGSPQHRGSLLRPDGSVIGTIDNRDRTAYLLSRPALLATLAETLPDSMISFGTPAPALDALTDRDVVIGADGLRSPTRTQLFGDKFEPRYVGATAWRGWVPGHRDTVSETWDADALFGITPRDGDLVNWFACIRTDAGHPGGLDFLRSRFGGWHADVRAVLEAATPDAMLHHDLYESPALASYVSGTTALLGDAAHAMAPNLGRGACEALVDAVTLGRFLTADTDIQTALRRYDRTRRPATRRLVRGSRAMSAVAMTGRLRPLRDLTVKLAAGLA; encoded by the coding sequence ATGACGCACTCCGCAGCAGTCCTCGGCGGTGGCATCGGCGGACTCGCCGTCGCCCGCTACCTGCACCGCGCCGGCTGGCACGTCGACGTCTTCGAGCGTGCCGACGCCCTGCCCACGTCGGGCACCGCGCTCGGCATGTGGCCGCAGGCCCTCGACGCGCTGGACGCGATCGGCGCGGGCGACCGGGTCCGCACCCTGGGGTCACCCCAGCACCGCGGCTCGCTCCTGCGCCCCGACGGATCCGTGATCGGCACCATCGACAACCGCGACCGCACCGCCTACCTGCTGTCGCGGCCCGCCCTGCTGGCGACGCTCGCCGAGACGCTGCCCGACAGCATGATCTCGTTCGGCACCCCCGCTCCCGCCCTCGACGCGCTGACTGACCGCGACGTCGTGATCGGCGCGGACGGTCTGCGCAGCCCGACCCGCACGCAACTGTTCGGCGACAAATTCGAGCCACGGTATGTAGGAGCCACCGCCTGGCGCGGCTGGGTGCCCGGACATCGCGACACCGTCAGCGAAACCTGGGACGCAGACGCACTTTTCGGCATCACCCCGCGCGACGGCGACCTCGTCAACTGGTTCGCGTGCATCCGCACCGACGCCGGGCACCCCGGCGGCCTCGACTTCCTCCGGTCCCGGTTCGGGGGCTGGCACGCCGACGTCCGGGCCGTCCTGGAGGCCGCCACCCCCGACGCGATGCTCCACCACGACCTGTACGAGTCACCGGCCCTCGCGTCGTACGTGTCGGGCACCACGGCGCTGCTCGGCGACGCCGCCCACGCGATGGCGCCGAACCTCGGCCGCGGCGCGTGCGAAGCCCTCGTCGACGCCGTCACACTCGGCCGATTCCTGACCGCCGACACCGACATTCAGACGGCGCTGCGCCGCTACGACCGCACGCGTCGGCCCGCCACCCGGCGGCTGGTGCGCGGATCGCGCGCCATGTCCGCCGTCGCGATGACCGGCCGTCTCCGCCCGCTGCGCGATCTGACGGTGAAGCTGGCCGCGGGCCTGGCCTGA
- a CDS encoding glutamate synthase subunit beta, whose amino-acid sequence MGDPSGFLKHTSRELPVRRPVPLRLLDWNEVYEEFSSDTLKTQASRCMDCGIPFCHNGCPLGNLIPEWNDLVYKDRWHDGIERLHATNNFPEFTGRLCPAPCEASCVLGINQDPVTIKQVEVELIDRAFDEGWVKPVHPTRSTGKKVAVVGSGPAGLAAAQQLTRAGHMVTVFERADRIGGLLRYGIPEFKMEKRHIDRRLDQMNSEGTVFKTGVNVGVDITADALREQFDAVVLAGGATEARDLPIPGRELDGIHQAMEFLPIANRVQLGDLEQPTITAEGKKVVIIGGGDTGADCLGTSHRQGAESVYQFEIMPRPPETRAEHTPWPTYPLMYRVASAHEEGGERLFSVNTERFVGADGKVTALKAHEVEMKSGRFEKVEGSDFELEADLVLLAMGFTGPEKPGLLTDLGVDLNERGNVARSAKWATNVDGVFVAGDMGRGQSLIVWAIAEGRSAAAAVDAYLEGKTSLPSPIETTTAPQR is encoded by the coding sequence GTGGGTGATCCAAGCGGCTTCCTGAAGCACACGTCACGCGAACTTCCGGTTCGCAGGCCGGTGCCGTTGCGCCTGCTCGACTGGAACGAGGTCTACGAGGAATTCTCGTCGGACACCCTGAAGACTCAGGCCAGCCGGTGCATGGACTGCGGTATCCCGTTCTGCCACAACGGTTGTCCGCTGGGGAACCTGATTCCCGAGTGGAACGACCTGGTGTACAAGGACCGGTGGCACGACGGCATCGAGCGCCTGCACGCGACCAACAACTTCCCGGAGTTCACCGGGCGGCTGTGCCCCGCACCCTGTGAGGCGTCGTGCGTCCTGGGCATCAACCAGGACCCCGTCACCATCAAGCAGGTCGAGGTCGAGCTCATCGACCGCGCCTTCGACGAGGGCTGGGTCAAGCCGGTGCACCCGACGCGTTCGACGGGCAAGAAGGTCGCCGTCGTCGGTTCCGGACCCGCGGGTCTCGCTGCAGCGCAGCAGCTGACGCGCGCCGGGCACATGGTCACCGTGTTCGAGCGGGCCGACCGCATCGGCGGGCTCCTCCGGTACGGCATCCCCGAGTTCAAGATGGAGAAGCGGCACATCGACCGCCGTCTCGACCAGATGAACTCCGAGGGCACCGTCTTCAAGACGGGTGTCAACGTGGGTGTCGACATCACGGCGGACGCACTGCGCGAGCAGTTCGACGCCGTGGTCCTGGCCGGCGGTGCCACCGAGGCCCGCGACCTGCCGATCCCCGGCCGCGAGCTGGACGGCATCCACCAGGCGATGGAGTTCCTGCCGATCGCCAACCGCGTGCAGCTCGGCGATCTGGAGCAGCCGACCATCACCGCGGAGGGCAAGAAGGTCGTCATCATCGGTGGCGGCGACACCGGCGCGGACTGCCTGGGCACCTCGCACCGTCAGGGTGCCGAGAGCGTTTACCAGTTCGAGATCATGCCGAGACCGCCCGAGACCCGCGCCGAGCACACCCCATGGCCGACGTACCCGTTGATGTACCGCGTCGCGTCCGCTCACGAGGAAGGCGGCGAACGCCTCTTCTCCGTGAACACCGAACGGTTCGTCGGTGCCGACGGCAAGGTGACCGCGCTGAAGGCCCACGAGGTCGAGATGAAGTCGGGTCGCTTCGAGAAGGTCGAGGGCTCGGACTTCGAGCTCGAGGCCGACCTCGTCCTGCTGGCGATGGGCTTCACCGGACCCGAGAAGCCGGGCCTGCTCACCGATCTCGGCGTCGACCTCAACGAGCGCGGCAACGTCGCCCGCTCCGCGAAGTGGGCCACCAACGTCGACGGCGTCTTCGTGGCCGGCGACATGGGACGCGGACAGTCGCTGATCGTGTGGGCCATCGCCGAGGGTCGCTCCGCGGCCGCAGCGGTCGATGCGTACCTCGAGGGCAAGACGTCGCTGCCGTCTCCGATCGAGACCACCACCGCCCCGCAGCGGTAG
- a CDS encoding acyl-CoA thioesterase, protein MMSIVTDSPAAVVGYDAFVTVRWSDMDAFQHINHARMVTLLEEARIDWLLSEGSENSSLITSAFIADIHVRYRGQLRHSDSPLRVTMWIAKHRAVDFTIGYEVRGARTPITDPPAVTATTQMAVADVDAQRLRRITATEREYLARWSRT, encoded by the coding sequence ATGATGTCCATCGTGACCGACTCCCCTGCCGCCGTCGTCGGCTACGACGCCTTCGTGACCGTCCGGTGGTCCGACATGGACGCCTTTCAGCACATCAACCATGCACGGATGGTGACGTTGCTCGAAGAGGCCCGGATCGACTGGCTGCTCAGCGAGGGCAGCGAGAACTCGTCGCTCATCACGAGCGCGTTCATCGCCGACATCCACGTGCGGTACCGGGGACAGTTGCGGCATTCCGACAGCCCGCTCCGGGTCACGATGTGGATCGCGAAGCACCGGGCCGTCGACTTCACCATCGGCTACGAGGTCCGCGGCGCGCGTACCCCGATCACCGACCCGCCGGCCGTCACCGCGACCACGCAGATGGCCGTCGCGGATGTCGACGCCCAGCGGCTACGCCGCATCACCGCCACCGAGCGCGAGTACCTGGCCCGCTGGTCCCGTACGTGA
- a CDS encoding cutinase family protein, with protein sequence MRRVIAFLTAVAAAAAIPVASGVVGTSAVANADPCPSLYVVAIPGTWETSTKDNVRPTPGLLSAVTNGLPSSIRTDYVTYAATAFPWESEVYGRSKAQAVTNAKGMLSSMAQQCPDTKLSIIGYSQGADAAGDLASEIGTGLGVVPADKIAAVGLVSDPRRSPTDALVGPAVAGSGAGGPRIGGFGWVSQNTRTFCAYGDLYCSTPKEDFVTRLAGFLAQTSDPTPNLFGRYQQEALAIWNDILAVGGVPALMAQLDEQHNEKRIDELEQFYKSQAHQDYTSYAVDGSGTPATTWLKNWLRDIA encoded by the coding sequence ATGAGACGGGTTATCGCATTCTTGACCGCAGTGGCCGCTGCCGCGGCCATCCCGGTGGCGTCGGGGGTGGTGGGTACGAGCGCAGTAGCGAATGCGGACCCCTGCCCGAGCCTGTACGTGGTCGCGATTCCGGGGACGTGGGAAACGTCCACCAAGGACAACGTCCGGCCCACGCCGGGTCTGCTGTCCGCGGTGACGAACGGTCTGCCGTCGTCGATCCGCACCGACTACGTCACGTACGCTGCAACGGCCTTCCCGTGGGAGTCCGAGGTGTACGGGCGCTCGAAGGCGCAGGCGGTCACCAACGCCAAGGGCATGCTGTCGTCGATGGCGCAGCAGTGCCCCGACACCAAGCTGTCGATCATCGGCTACAGCCAGGGCGCCGACGCCGCGGGTGATCTCGCCTCGGAGATCGGCACCGGCCTCGGTGTCGTCCCAGCCGACAAGATCGCGGCCGTCGGACTCGTCTCCGATCCGCGGCGGTCGCCGACCGACGCCCTCGTCGGCCCCGCCGTCGCAGGCAGCGGTGCCGGTGGTCCCCGCATCGGCGGCTTCGGCTGGGTCAGCCAGAACACGCGCACCTTCTGCGCGTACGGCGACCTGTACTGCTCCACGCCGAAGGAAGACTTCGTGACGCGGCTCGCCGGGTTCCTCGCGCAGACGTCGGATCCGACGCCGAACCTGTTCGGCCGCTACCAGCAGGAAGCGCTGGCGATCTGGAACGACATCCTCGCGGTCGGCGGTGTGCCCGCGCTGATGGCTCAGCTGGACGAGCAGCACAACGAGAAGCGGATCGACGAACTGGAGCAGTTCTACAAGTCGCAGGCCCACCAGGACTACACCAGCTACGCGGTCGACGGTTCGGGTACGCCGGCCACCACGTGGCTGAAGAACTGGTTGCGCGACATCGCGTGA
- a CDS encoding TetR/AcrR family transcriptional regulator, protein MADKREQVLDAAIALLGTKGVRALTHRGVDERAGMPQGSTSNYFRSRGTLLEGIVTRLVERDREDWEKFAHLRPDSTDALIAALVAFVRFSTGPDRVRTSARYSLFVEASVTPGLDAKIGSARRALVEWGADMLERVGSKNPASDAVVITDYLDGLILHQLTVPDLDFDPTAGITAVLRALT, encoded by the coding sequence ATGGCAGACAAACGGGAGCAGGTGCTCGACGCCGCCATCGCGCTTCTCGGCACGAAGGGGGTCCGGGCCCTCACGCACCGCGGCGTCGACGAGCGGGCCGGAATGCCGCAAGGGTCCACGTCCAACTACTTCCGCAGCCGGGGCACGCTGCTCGAGGGGATCGTCACACGGCTCGTCGAACGTGACCGGGAGGACTGGGAGAAGTTCGCGCACCTCCGACCCGACAGCACGGACGCGCTGATCGCTGCGCTGGTCGCCTTTGTGAGATTTTCCACCGGTCCGGACCGGGTCCGCACGAGCGCGCGCTACTCGCTGTTCGTCGAGGCCTCCGTCACGCCGGGGCTCGACGCGAAGATCGGATCGGCCCGGCGCGCCCTCGTGGAATGGGGTGCGGACATGCTGGAACGTGTGGGTTCGAAGAATCCCGCCTCGGACGCCGTCGTGATCACCGACTACCTGGACGGTCTGATCCTTCATCAACTGACCGTCCCGGATCTCGATTTCGATCCGACTGCGGGAATTACAGCGGTCCTCCGCGCGCTCACTTAA
- a CDS encoding glycoprotein, which produces MRIRMHALAAAISVSAAALLGAAAAHAAPATTPPSTSQPGVTDPSAAPTTSQPGVTVPSTPPSTSQPGVTDPAAPTTTTPAPPQAPLAVPGAETAAPAAPDLAKDEAPAEPAPAAQSVPAEQAAQPATVWIDPDDMPKSHQAPVAPALPVPKPVVEVNAAADTLVGAVPVAVNGRQYGNPEGYVGTIGWRVGDATGTAGIAVDPSSPTAATVSAFSADSNAEHPTNWSAPVDVTPVAAAIADAAVRYPAFGQLVQTIASLPAPQLPQLQSTDSGPATTTIGGVNVRSQATLHV; this is translated from the coding sequence TTGAGAATCCGCATGCACGCTCTGGCCGCCGCGATCTCGGTGTCCGCCGCCGCACTGCTCGGGGCCGCGGCCGCACACGCCGCTCCGGCCACCACCCCGCCGTCGACGTCGCAGCCGGGCGTCACCGACCCCTCGGCGGCGCCCACCACGTCGCAGCCCGGCGTGACGGTCCCGTCCACGCCGCCGAGCACGTCCCAGCCGGGTGTCACCGACCCGGCGGCCCCGACCACGACGACACCCGCTCCCCCGCAGGCGCCGCTGGCCGTCCCGGGCGCCGAGACGGCCGCACCCGCCGCACCCGATCTGGCGAAGGACGAGGCTCCGGCGGAACCGGCACCCGCGGCGCAGTCCGTGCCCGCCGAGCAGGCCGCCCAGCCCGCGACCGTGTGGATCGACCCCGACGACATGCCGAAGTCGCACCAGGCACCCGTCGCCCCCGCCCTGCCCGTGCCGAAGCCGGTGGTCGAGGTGAATGCGGCCGCCGACACGCTGGTCGGTGCGGTGCCGGTGGCCGTCAACGGCCGCCAGTACGGCAACCCCGAGGGGTACGTCGGGACCATCGGCTGGCGCGTCGGTGACGCCACCGGAACCGCGGGCATCGCCGTCGACCCGTCCTCGCCGACCGCCGCCACCGTCTCCGCGTTCTCGGCCGACTCCAACGCCGAGCACCCGACGAACTGGTCGGCACCCGTCGACGTCACACCCGTCGCCGCCGCGATCGCGGACGCCGCCGTCCGGTACCCGGCGTTCGGGCAGCTGGTGCAGACGATCGCGTCCCTGCCCGCACCGCAGCTCCCGCAGCTGCAGTCGACCGACAGCGGTCCGGCGACCACCACCATCGGCGGCGTGAACGTGCGCAGCCAGGCGACGCTGCACGTGTGA
- a CDS encoding TetR/AcrR family transcriptional regulator: MTNPQQDAGDGRAARWRGQREKRRSEFVERALVAIAEEGPDVSVATMAVYAEVARTRIYRHFEDSTDLRNAVARRVAAMMLLEYAPVITTDGAPRAILTRAARTHLDWVTEHANLYRYLMSFSPAAEEVRRAITTAVADMLRPYLDALGTPAAATPLANALIGMVESVALDWIERPGGTDVGALTEQLAAWAWALVDTTMRGRGVVLDPDLPLPAPGDLRT, from the coding sequence ATGACGAACCCCCAGCAAGACGCCGGTGACGGGCGCGCTGCCCGTTGGCGCGGCCAACGCGAGAAGCGGCGCTCGGAGTTCGTCGAACGGGCACTCGTCGCCATCGCCGAAGAAGGTCCCGACGTGTCGGTCGCGACGATGGCCGTCTACGCCGAGGTCGCGCGCACCCGCATCTACCGGCACTTCGAGGACAGCACCGACCTCCGGAACGCCGTCGCCCGGCGGGTCGCCGCGATGATGCTCCTCGAATACGCGCCCGTGATCACCACCGACGGCGCGCCGCGCGCGATCCTCACCCGCGCCGCCCGCACCCACCTCGACTGGGTCACCGAACACGCCAACCTGTACCGCTACCTGATGTCGTTCTCCCCCGCCGCCGAAGAGGTGCGGCGGGCTATCACCACCGCCGTCGCCGACATGCTCCGCCCGTACCTGGATGCGCTCGGCACTCCGGCCGCCGCGACACCTCTGGCCAACGCACTGATCGGGATGGTCGAGTCGGTGGCGCTGGACTGGATCGAACGACCGGGCGGCACCGACGTCGGCGCGCTGACCGAGCAACTGGCCGCGTGGGCGTGGGCGCTGGTCGACACCACGATGCGCGGCCGCGGCGTGGTCCTCGACCCGGACCTTCCCCTACCGGCCCCCGGCGACCTCCGCACGTGA
- a CDS encoding DUF7660 family protein, with protein sequence MPSEVHTREEFIEFIRNTAAEVADKPENFENLRTHDYLFAAAAWTVDMDGYFGNLGLPMPTNQNWNFIATILAAALHYE encoded by the coding sequence ATGCCCAGCGAGGTCCACACTAGAGAGGAATTCATCGAGTTCATTCGCAATACCGCAGCGGAAGTGGCGGATAAACCGGAGAACTTCGAGAATCTCAGGACCCATGACTACCTCTTCGCAGCAGCGGCGTGGACTGTGGATATGGACGGCTACTTCGGAAATTTGGGTCTGCCCATGCCGACAAATCAGAACTGGAACTTCATCGCCACAATTCTCGCCGCGGCGCTTCACTACGAATAG